aaacaaagcaaagcaaatcatagttcaacaaaTCGGACATGCCAAAATCAAATCAATGTCCGAGCATGACGGATGGCCTCGGATCACTAGTCGGGCGCCTACTTCAAGCGGAATGCATCGTGCTCTAGGCAGAATGTGTCATGCTCATCCTTCTCTGCCTGCATCGaggctgcctcctccgcctgcatcTGTGCTGTAGCCGCCCTTGCCGCCTCATACTCCCTACGGTCGTTGATCTCCCTCTTGTCTGCAAGCCACTTCTTCGCATGCTCATTCAAGAGGGTTTCGTCCGCCAACATGATCCTCGCATCTTCCGTGTCCCGTGCGAgttgcaacctctccttctcaagaTCTATATCGCCAAATGTCTTGGCCTTCTCAAGTTCCCATTTGATCGCTGCTTGTTGCTTCTCCAACTCgatcttctccctctcaatttTGAGCTTCTTCTCCGCCCTCTCCGGTCTCACTCCATCCTTTCCTTTTGCGCATccaacatgagcttgtacctcTCCTCCTAGTTCTCCCTCATAGAAAAAATGCCCATCCATGTGGACGACATTTTTGTAGCCGCGGCATCACGGGTAGCACGTGCCTTCTCCCACTTGTCCCATGACTTGGCGGTTATCCTTTGGCACGGTGGCTTTTCCATTCGTCACAACAACATAGTCCTCTTCATCGTCCAACCCAATTGATTAGTCGGAGCTTAAGCCCTCATTCCTCTTCTTGCCATACTTGAGATCGGCCACAAGTTGGTTCCACTTCAGCTTGCCAGTCAAGATGATCCAACAATGGCTAAAAGCAAAGGGCTTCTTCTCCACCTCGTGATACATAATGGTTGCCACCGTCTAGCAAACAACATATGTGTGAGCACGAGAATGCAAACACAAGAAGCATATGCAAATGACGACAAGATGAAGCAATTGAGCTTACGTGAGTTTCCACTCCTTTCCCACTTTGAGGGTGTTTGGTCACTTGTGAGCAATAGCCGACGTACTTGTTCACTTCCCCTTGAATGATCCCCCAACGATGTTGGAGAGATGCCACATTGTGGGTGGTCACAATAGGATGTGGCTCCGCATACTCCTTTTGTTCGTGATACTCCTTCCAAATCTTTGCCAAATACATGGTCCCCTTTTGCGCGCTGCCGCATATTGGATCCATGGTTGTGGCCAACCAAGCTTTGACCAACAAGATGTCCTCAAATCTTGACAATGTCGGACCTCGTGCCTCCGGCGTCTTGGTCTTCTGCTTCATCTTGCTCGGATTGGGATCGGATGTTGTCCCAACTTCGAATGCGGTGGTGACCTCCAATTCATACTCCATTTTGGTCAGATCTTCATTGTCATTGATCATGTTCGACAAGAATGACTCCTACATAATTATGGTTCGCAAGCATTCATCATGTGCGAAATGAACTAGTGATCTATGCAAAAATATGATCGGACAGGAGCAAAGAAAACACACTGACTCTTGTTCGGCCATTTCGTCGAACATGTCGAGGGCAGCCCGGGCACTACCGATGCCCATGCTCATCCGCGCCCGAACGAGCTACGACGGGTAACATGCGTCAACCGCCGGCATCTGCGTGGGCAGAAAGCTCTTCAGGATGGCCCAATCGGCGTCGAATCCTCCTCTGTACCAACGGCGTCAGACGGTGTAATCCTCATCCGTGCTCGGATGGAAGGGGTGTGGGGATCTAGGCGCGGCGGAAGAGACAGCTGTTCCACCATGTCCGAACCTCCCTGCGACGCCATCGCCTCTTCCCTTTCTCGTTGCGGGTGTCACCGTAACTTCCACGTGACGTTCTCCGCCTTGCAAGTTTTAGCCAATGAAGGGACCCCGCCGAGGGACAAGGCGGACTGCATCTCCATCGCGGCGGTCTGGGTCAGGCTGGATGACATCTCCAGCGGTGGATCGGGACCGGTGGTGAGGATTGGGAGCAagggtggaggacggcgaggctCCGGGCGTGGGAAATGTTGGAGGGCGgcaagaggaggaggaagtgtttgGTGGATTtggccccatatttgggctggatatgaggagtGCCGGTCAGCCagggcgtttgaggcccgtttaaggAGCCCGATTGAGTCGAAAAATCATGACCGGACATTGACGGGTGGCCCACCCGGGCGTATGAAGCGGGTTTGAGGCGCCCAGCTGTAGATTCTCTAAGACATGTGTCTTTGGTCAACATGACGATTCTATTAAGCACTTATTTTTTAGTCTAATAAGTTTACTCGTGCAGTATATGGACCATGATTCAAGTAGCTTAAATATTTACGTACCCGcgaaaaaaatcttcaaattattACCCCCATGTAATGCACTTAATACCCGTGAAAAAAAGCTTCAAATTACTACCCCCATGTAATGCACTTAATATTTTCGGCAATTGGTTGTGGGCATAGACAAACTATTTTCTTCACATATTCTTGTGGGGTGGCTGCCTTATGTTCGACATTGtgacttatcagaaatgatgtgaTTTTTAACAATAAATATGTTTCATCTTTTGTCCACATTATTCATCCATGTACATGATGGCTCCGTACTTGAGGTATCATGTAGAGTCCAGAGCATAGAGACCTTTTTATGATGGTGTCTACCTGGCTGGAGCATACAGTTAGGAAAGTTTTCTCCCTTCATGGATGATGGTGTAATCTCCGGATAGGATTTACCCCACCTTAGTCTGGACTTTTGTACTATTGCTGCAAGACGATCTTTTATTCTCGGTTGTGTTGGGCGTGTTGGCTATGTGCATGGTGCTATGCAGATGTTGTGCATTCTTTCAAAACTATTTGTATCATCTTGATATATCAACTGGATGAAATGTGTTTTATCCAAAAAAACATATAATCATTCGCGGTTGAGGTTCATCATGCAACTAAATAAAAAGTTTGTTCATGAAAATTAGTGGGTTACATACTAAAAAATATTTGTCAATTCTTCTATTTTTTGGTTTACATACTCTACATCAACTAGATATTTACACCCATATTAAATCCAAACTTAATAATTAAGCTTCACAATTCATGCAGATTACAAATTTAAAGTTTACAATTTAAATTATTCAAATTCCAACACACAAAAGGGTCTAAAATGAGGTAATAATCCAAATGAAAGCACAACAATCAAGTGCTACGAAGTGCTCTCAAGTGATCAATGAGATCAGCTTGAAACGGGGTATGAACTTCTCGGTTCTCGATCATGGCAATGGCCAtctcagaatcatcatcttcttcttccgccTCCTTCGATGAAGTGTCGTTGAAGAACATATCCTTAACCTCTTCATCTACTAAATGCAATATTCCATGTTAAATTTGCTTGCAATAACAGTAAACAACaatgaaaaaggcaaaaaataaatCACCTAGGCATTTTGTCATACACGTCGCGGGCGGAGGAGGGGAGAGACTCTGCAGGCGGCATTGTGGCGACGCCGAGGCTGAGGGGTGGCCTGTAGGCTTCAAGGAGCTCAATTCTTCTCAAAGTCGTGCTTGCCCGTCGCCGACCAAGCACGTCGTGGCGGCAGAACACCGACTTTCAGAAGATCACTAGCATGGCCGGGGTTCCGCGCCATTTAGCTCCTTCCATGGGTGTTCTACATGATCATGGTTGTCCACAAGTTTCATTTATGAAGAAACAAAGTTTGACGTGGCCCTATTCGTCCACATGCTCGCGACGGCGGCGGGGAAGATATACAACGATTATGACAGTAGTGTCAGCCGGCGAGCGAATCAACCATTGGCCGGGAGGGGGAGGAAAGCGGCAAAGGTGGAAGCTGTTTAGCGAGAAGGAGCAGCAGCCCAAGGAGGTATCCTTTTTTGAGCACGCCATTCGACCGCTCAAAATTGAAAGCTGGCGGGGGATTCTCCTAAAAAATCAAGCttgcgggcaatatatttcaacaatcATTTCTACCCCACTGAGATCAGAGACCGCCCGCTCGAAAGGAAATCAAGTGAAAGcaaaagaataaataaatcaaacaACCGGTCATCATCTGCTTAGCCCCTAGTTTCGGTTCTTGTGAACTCGTGAGCATGTCCTTTTCATCGAACTCTTTCGCTAACACAACTCGTGAGCCGTCTAAAGCATTTCGTTGAATACATACGTATGCACGCAGCTCGTTCACCTGTTCTTGTTCCGTTCATTCACCTGTTCCCGTGAATCCTGCACCGGCAAAGTACGAAGGCTTTTCGGGCAATACTCTAATGATATCTCTCCAGCGGTAACCAGCCCAGCATTCCTTGGAATCTCTGGAGCCCTGTGATTTTCTTTACGCGATCAACCAACCAATCTGGTTATCTCGGACGCTGTTGAACTCGTGAGCGTGTCCTTTTACACCGTCCATGTCCTGCAACCATTCTCAAAGACATGTGTGCGTGTCAGTAACTGTCCGTCTTTTTCCCGGGACAAAATCATGTGGCGCATGTCTTAGCTGAAGATGCCAAGCCGTATCTTGTTTGATCCCGACTGCAAATCGTTTTCACGGTTACAAAAGGCTCTGGACGCCTGGACCACTTTGTCGTGTCAGCGCACTCTCGTGATCGCCCTTCCTGGTTCCCGGATCGAGAAGCTTCACGGCTTCACTTTGCAGGTTTGTGATGTACTGGTGTCTTGGCAAAGAAATTTCACGGAAAATAATTACGCGGCCCAGCTGAGGTGCGGGGACCAGATCATTTGAAGCAGATAAGAGGGGATAAAAAAGGATTGGAGGTGCGGGGAATCGAACCCCGTGCCTCTCGCATGCGAAGCGAGCGCTCTACCATATGAGCtacaccccctttatgtcagatcATTTGTTCACTTCTTAATAACTGTTAATATTATCAGGTTTGCCACCAACACTTCTTAGCATTAGCAATTCCACATCTCTATCTGAGCGTGTTAAGAGCATGACACTGAGGGTGAAAGTGGTTAACCTAATTTCCAACACGATCAGACGGTGAAGGATTTGACATCCAAACACAATCAGTTTCAAATCAGAGTCTGCATGTAAGGATGTGGAATTGCTAATATTCGGCAGTGTATTAATCATCTTTCTTATATCCATTATTACTGTACAATGTCTAAATCTGACATAATTCAACATATCCATCATTTAAATCTTCTATCCTACCTTTGAATACAAAAGATAAATAAACGTAAAACAGGATACAGTTCCAGCACTATCCAACCCAATACACAACAGTTTCACCCCTACAACCATCCAACCAAATCCGTTCAAAAAAAACTATCAAACCAAAATACATAGCAGTTTCACCCCTACAACTATCCAAACAAATATTACCCTGTCCTAagattcttgtcttagatttgttttaaatgtggatgtatctaacactaaaacgtgactagatacattcgtatttagataaatctaagacaagaattttgggactgaGGGAGTATACAACAGTTTCAACCCCATACCATTGATATCATCATTCTGCCCAATTCCCGGCAACACAAACACAAGCCGGAATACAGTACTCAAATAAGTAAGCCAAACTTAAGAATCAATTGTTGTACAATGAGAACAGTAGAACGATATCTTCTTGTTTGAACATCATCATCAGACAAGTAAAACGTCCCATGCGACGACCACACCCGATATTTACAGCCATCTGAATCAAGTCAGCTCCCATtacaacacaaaaggatgataaACCACACCCTCACCTCGTCCCGTTTTACATTCCCTTCACTTTCCCAAGAATCAAGGATCGACAGCCAGCAGCCGAAGCAATTAGTTCGCACCAAAAAAGGAAACAACACATCCCTCGAAGGCATCATTACTTATTCCATGCCGCCTTGGTCAGTATAACATCTAATTCTACATTGTAGGTCTTCTTCGTGGCATTTGTACAGATCAGGCAAAAGCTCATGTCATCTTTTTCGCTACAGGATGGTTATGTCTCATCGCCCCCAATTTATCTTACATTAACTTCATGCTTCATCCTTCATATGAGTGTTATGTAGTATATCACCATAAGAGGCAACCTTCAGGAGAACACAACAAAACCAAAATCATATTATCGCAATTACCAAAAAATAATCAAATACTGCACCATGACACCGGAGCAACACTATGAAGTGACCAATGCATTAAAGTTTTTCTTGAAGCATTTCCTATTTGTTGGCAGGTTTCGTATCACTAATTATGAAGATGCATAGTAATAATGTATATATTCAAAACGTTGGTACAGATGTTAGATTTCTGCTATGTTAGAGCCTGCCAATAACTAACTCACATATTTCACATTTTAACATGCAGTGTTATTACAAATCTTGGTGAGATCATGTATGAATCCTACAAACCACAAGTTTTGAACTTACCACTCTATCCAGTTGAAGAAGTGAATTTAGTTGGCCTTCATTTACAGGTTCTGGCAAGGGACGCATCTGACCCATGACACCAGGCGTCTCACTCATTCTACAGCATAGATTTATATTAAGTGAGCAAACTTCAACAAGGACAGATAGCATATTGGCATAAACTGTACAAATCATGCTCTGTCTTGCATCTCACTACTTTAATTTATGAGACGAGGACTCCTCTGATGacaaaaataaatgacaggaaTGTCCTCAGCTAAAGATTAACATACACAAGTGGTGTCATCACTCACTCGGTTCATATTTACAGCTCCTTCGATCTGATAGCTGCCATGCAAGATCCTACACATTCTTATAAAGAAATGACTCGAACAAACTGAATTAAAGTAGATGACAAAAACCCAAACATATAAATCCTATGCATATGCCATGTGTGTGCAATTAAAGTAGCATACAGGAAATAAATGAAATACAAGAAAAATGCAACAGATAACAATGTCATACCTTTTCAAAATTGTTCGAATATTGTTATTCGTACGTAGAAAGAGATCCATGTTCTCCCCCAGCTATAGGAAATTTGGAATTTCAGACACAATTAGCACAGCTCAAGCTTTCATGTGTAGCTTTGAATTAATATGTGCTGCATGAAAATGTAAATTTTCATTTACATGTTCCATCTGTGGATGGATGCCCCTAATAAAAAGTGTCCACTGCCCAATACCCATTTGGTAAAATATGCCCAGTGATAAGAGACAAAAGGTAAATCATGCAAACCTTGAAAGTTTCAATATTTGCAGAGATCTGATTGAGTAACTGGTTATTTTCCTCCAGAAGATGCTGAGTTGCATTATCTAAAACAGGGACTGCTTGAGAACATTAACATATGAAAATTATTAGGAGAAGTAAGCGAAAATGAAATAGGTCCATGAAATCACACAAGGAAAACATTGTTTAATAGTCATCAATTCATCATATCTAGGAAGAGTTATAATCACATTTCTATTATGTAGTGCAGCAAATCACACTAGCAGACCCGGGTACACAAACTTAAGACTGCATTTAGTTCTTTAAACTCATCAGCTTCCATGTGCTCACTGGAAGTGACATTAAGCATTAAACTCCAAGTGATACAGGTATCTATGGTTTGACCACAAAAAAGGGAAGGAATTATCTCCATGTAATTAACCATAACTGACAATCTCAAGAAATTAGTCTTCAATCAACTTCAACCACAAAATAGGATTTTAAAGATGTCGGACAAAGCTTTGCGCACATTTGAAGTGAGGAAACAACATTTGGCCATTACTCAAGCATCAATAATGAAAATATTTGGGACCAACCTTCATTTGCAGCCAGGCTATTCTGACCTGGATGATGCATCGACATCGAGAAGGGGACTAAATTATTTGGAGGTGCCATCTGAAAATTAGCTAGTGAGGTAGAAACAACCATTTTCTCCTGCAGCGATGTCCAGGGAACTTCATTATCGGAAAAAACAAGATTAATACTGCTGAGACAAGCTAAAGGATCTGCGAAAGGTTCGAATCTACAACAACCAGAGTAAGTATCCAAATGAACCAATCATTAAATGAGACTACCTTCAAGTCCCTTATCCTTTTCCCTGCATAGAATTCATCAGGTTTCCTCCTCCTACTCTCCTTTCCCTGGAATGGAAATAGCACATCAACAAAATAGGAAAGGACCCCTCTGTTCTCTCTGCTTGTACACAACTACTGTGTTTGCAACAGGGGAAAGAACACTTACAGCAGTCCACCGGCATCTTAACGCGACGTCCCTGATGGTCTTAGTGGGCAGCATAGCAGCAATCTTGATGTATTTCATAATGGTGGGCTCACGAGCATACCTGGTGTTGACATTAGTACAGTATAAGTCAACCAGTGCCTGCGTGGTAGCAAAACAGCGATGAGGAGGGATTGGGGTTGAACCTGGCGAGGCCCTCCTGGAATATGGAGAGCTCATAGGGGGTCCAGTCGGAGGGTGAGccggtgacgaacttgtacttgggCGACGCCCCCTGGAGCACGGGAGCGTTGGGGGAGGGGAGGAAGACGGGAG
The sequence above is drawn from the Triticum aestivum cultivar Chinese Spring chromosome 7A, IWGSC CS RefSeq v2.1, whole genome shotgun sequence genome and encodes:
- the LOC123147714 gene encoding uncharacterized protein isoform X2; protein product: MFEEMAADSSMGMGMGFHQGASSLHHHHHNMLSFQSNPDSAPAPAPAPPAPPVFLPSPNAPVLQGASPKYKFVTGSPSDWTPYELSIFQEGLARYAREPTIMKYIKIAAMLPTKTIRDVALRCRWTAGKESRRRKPDEFYAGKRIRDLKEKMVVSTSLANFQMAPPNNLVPFSMSMHHPGQNSLAANEVPVLDNATQHLLEENNQLLNQISANIETFKLGENMDLFLRTNNNIRTILKRMSETPGVMGQMRPLPEPVNEGQLNSLLQLDRVVASYGDILHNTHMKDEA
- the LOC123147714 gene encoding uncharacterized protein isoform X3, with the translated sequence MFEEMAADSSMGMGMGFHQGASSLHHHHHNMLSFQSNPDSAPAPAPAPPAPPVFLPSPNAPVLQGASPKYKFVTGSPSDWTPYELSIFQEGLARYAREPTIMKYIKIAAMLPTKTIRDVALRCRWTAGKESRRRKPDEFYAGKRIRDLKEKMVVSTSLANFQMAPPNNLVPFSMSMHHPGQNSLAANEDNATQHLLEENNQLLNQISANIETFKLGENMDLFLRTNNNIRTILKRMSETPGVMGQMRPLPEPVNEGQLNSLLQLDRVVASYGDILHNTHMKDEA
- the LOC123147714 gene encoding uncharacterized protein isoform X1, giving the protein MFEEMAADSSMGMGMGFHQGASSLHHHHHNMLSFQSNPDSAPAPAPAPPAPPVFLPSPNAPVLQGASPKYKFVTGSPSDWTPYELSIFQEGLARYAREPTIMKYIKIAAMLPTKTIRDVALRCRWTAGKESRRRKPDEFYAGKRIRDLKEKMVVSTSLANFQMAPPNNLVPFSMSMHHPGQNSLAANEAVPVLDNATQHLLEENNQLLNQISANIETFKLGENMDLFLRTNNNIRTILKRMSETPGVMGQMRPLPEPVNEGQLNSLLQLDRVVASYGDILHNTHMKDEA